From the Sphingomonas suaedae genome, one window contains:
- a CDS encoding pyridoxal phosphate-dependent aminotransferase: MQTSAALNRIQPSATLAMTSRVLELKRAGVDVIGLGAGEPDFDTPDFVKDAAIEAIRKGATKYTNVDGTAELKAAIVGKFARENGLTYAENQISVNSGGKHTLFNAFCATIDAGDEVVIPAPYWVSYPDVVQFAGGKPVFVAAGADQNYKITPEQLDAAITAKTKWVVLNSPSNPTGAAYSAAELKALGAVLERHPHVLIFADDMYEHILYDGFEFATIAQVCPTLIDRTLTANGVSKAYAMTGWRIGYAGGPQWLIKAMGKLQSQSTSNPCSVSQAASVAALTGDQSFLKDRAAAFQKRRDLVVDMLNAIDGMNCPRPEGAFYVYPEFSALIGKTTPKGVTIDSDETMVGYLLDDAKVAAVHGAAFGFSPALRISYATSEDVLTEACGRIQEACAALR, encoded by the coding sequence ATGCAGACCTCCGCTGCGCTCAACCGCATCCAGCCCTCCGCCACGCTCGCGATGACGAGCCGTGTGCTGGAACTGAAGCGTGCCGGGGTCGATGTGATTGGCCTTGGTGCGGGCGAACCCGATTTCGACACGCCCGATTTCGTCAAGGACGCGGCGATCGAGGCGATCCGCAAGGGTGCGACCAAATATACCAATGTCGATGGTACCGCCGAGCTGAAGGCCGCCATCGTCGGCAAGTTCGCGCGCGAAAACGGCCTGACCTATGCGGAGAATCAGATCAGCGTGAATTCGGGCGGCAAGCACACGCTGTTCAACGCCTTCTGCGCCACGATCGACGCGGGGGACGAGGTGGTGATCCCGGCGCCCTATTGGGTCAGCTATCCCGATGTCGTCCAGTTCGCGGGCGGCAAGCCGGTGTTCGTCGCGGCGGGCGCCGACCAGAATTACAAGATCACGCCCGAGCAGCTCGACGCCGCGATCACCGCGAAGACCAAATGGGTGGTGCTCAACTCGCCGTCCAACCCGACCGGCGCGGCCTATAGCGCCGCCGAGCTCAAGGCGTTGGGTGCGGTGCTCGAACGGCACCCGCACGTGCTGATCTTCGCCGACGATATGTACGAGCATATCCTGTACGACGGATTCGAATTCGCAACGATCGCCCAGGTCTGTCCGACGCTGATCGACCGCACGCTGACCGCGAACGGCGTGTCGAAGGCCTATGCGATGACCGGCTGGCGCATCGGCTATGCCGGCGGGCCGCAATGGCTGATCAAGGCGATGGGCAAGCTGCAGTCGCAGTCGACATCGAACCCGTGCAGCGTTTCGCAGGCGGCATCGGTCGCGGCGCTGACCGGCGACCAGTCGTTCCTGAAGGACCGCGCCGCTGCGTTCCAGAAGCGTCGCGATCTCGTCGTTGACATGCTGAACGCGATCGATGGAATGAACTGCCCCCGCCCCGAAGGCGCCTTCTATGTCTATCCCGAGTTCAGCGCGCTGATCGGCAAGACCACGCCCAAGGGCGTGACGATCGACAGCGACGAGACGATGGTCGGCTATCTGCTCGATGACGCCAAGGTGGCGGCAGTGCACGGCGCAGCGTTCGGCTTCTCGCCCGCGCTGCGGATCAGCTATGCGACCAGCGAGGATGTGCTGACCGAAGCGTGCGGGCGCATCCAGGAGGCGTGCGCGGCGTTGCGCTAG
- the pabB gene encoding aminodeoxychorismate synthase component I, which yields MRADAPFVLLDDARPGGVAARLYTAPLRVVAAHTPEDVAPALAELETASRDGLYAAGHLAYEAGHALEPRLAPLAGRGDGPLLWFGVFEGCREIAAGDVASLLPDPAGAWVGRPEPQISRGEYDAAFARVHDWIEAGDIYQANLSFRAAVRLIGDPLAAYAAIRARAAAGYGGIVWTGSDWLLSFSPELFFALRDRKLIARPMKGTTPRGATPEEDEAARTALAADAKQRAENLMIVDLMRNDLTRIAAPGSVAVPELFKVETYPTLHTMVSTVSATLARDIGPAAALSAIFPCGSVTGAPKIRAMEVIAAVEPDARGAYTGSIGRIDPSGDAAFNVAIRTLHLRDGEQEATIGLGSGVVADSRAGEEWDECLAKGAFLTRGQRRVDLIETMAFDPAHGIALLDRHLERMKASADVFGIAFDRHGVRNELQAATFRLRAPARVRLLLSAEGRIAIGTAPLPEAPAGPVTVALARRQVAPRDFRLAHKTSDRRPWPRIAGAFETLYVDDKGYLTEGSFTSIFVPRADGVLRTPPLTRGLLPGILRAELLATDRAVEADLRPEDLERGFLIGNAVRGLVSAVTVADRAIATL from the coding sequence ATGCGTGCCGACGCCCCTTTCGTGCTGCTCGACGATGCCCGGCCCGGGGGAGTCGCCGCGCGCCTGTACACCGCGCCGCTGCGGGTGGTCGCGGCGCACACGCCGGAGGATGTAGCTCCCGCATTGGCCGAACTGGAGACGGCGAGTCGAGACGGACTCTATGCGGCGGGACATCTCGCTTATGAGGCGGGCCATGCGCTGGAACCGCGCCTGGCGCCGCTGGCGGGCCGCGGCGACGGGCCGCTGCTGTGGTTCGGAGTGTTCGAGGGCTGTCGCGAGATCGCGGCGGGGGACGTGGCGTCGCTGCTCCCTGATCCGGCGGGTGCCTGGGTCGGGCGGCCGGAGCCGCAGATTTCGCGCGGGGAGTATGACGCCGCCTTTGCCCGGGTGCATGACTGGATCGAGGCGGGGGATATCTATCAGGCCAATCTCAGCTTTCGCGCGGCGGTGCGGCTGATCGGCGATCCGCTGGCCGCCTATGCCGCGATCCGCGCGCGGGCGGCGGCGGGCTATGGCGGGATCGTCTGGACCGGGAGCGACTGGCTGCTCTCCTTTTCGCCCGAACTCTTCTTTGCGCTGCGCGACCGCAAGCTGATCGCCCGGCCGATGAAGGGGACGACTCCGCGTGGTGCGACTCCGGAGGAGGATGAAGCAGCGCGGACGGCGCTGGCGGCTGACGCCAAGCAGCGCGCGGAAAACCTGATGATCGTCGATCTGATGCGCAACGACCTGACCCGCATCGCCGCGCCGGGCAGCGTCGCGGTGCCCGAATTGTTCAAGGTCGAAACCTATCCGACGCTGCACACGATGGTGTCGACCGTGTCGGCGACGCTGGCGCGCGATATCGGCCCGGCCGCCGCGCTTTCGGCGATCTTCCCCTGCGGATCGGTGACCGGCGCGCCCAAGATCCGGGCGATGGAGGTGATCGCGGCGGTCGAGCCCGACGCGCGTGGCGCCTATACCGGATCGATCGGACGGATCGATCCTTCGGGGGACGCCGCATTCAACGTGGCGATCCGCACGCTGCATCTGCGCGACGGGGAGCAAGAGGCGACGATCGGGCTGGGATCGGGCGTGGTCGCCGATTCGCGCGCGGGCGAGGAATGGGACGAGTGCCTGGCCAAGGGGGCATTCCTGACGCGGGGCCAGCGCCGCGTCGATCTGATCGAGACGATGGCGTTCGACCCGGCGCACGGCATCGCGCTGCTCGACCGGCATCTGGAGCGGATGAAGGCGAGCGCGGACGTGTTCGGTATCGCGTTCGATCGCCATGGCGTGCGCAATGAGCTTCAGGCCGCGACCTTCCGGCTGCGCGCGCCCGCGCGGGTGCGGCTGTTGCTGTCGGCCGAGGGGCGCATCGCGATCGGCACCGCGCCGTTGCCCGAGGCTCCTGCCGGACCGGTCACCGTCGCATTGGCGCGCCGCCAAGTCGCGCCGCGCGACTTCCGTCTGGCGCACAAGACCAGCGACCGCCGCCCCTGGCCCCGGATCGCGGGGGCGTTCGAAACGCTTTATGTCGATGACAAGGGCTATCTGACCGAGGGCAGCTTCACCTCGATCTTCGTGCCGCGCGCCGATGGTGTGTTGCGCACGCCGCCGCTGACGCGAGGGTTGCTACCTGGGATATTGCGGGCGGAGTTGCTGGCCACGGATCGCGCGGTCGAAGCCGACCTGCGGCCCGAAGACCTCGAGCGCGGCTTCCTCATCGGCAATGCCGTTCGCGGCCTTGTTTCGGCTGTTACGGTTGCGGACCGGGCCATCGCCACTCTATAG
- a CDS encoding MBL fold metallo-hydrolase yields MSTPPLRAAIVPVTPLQQNSTLLWCTRTMRGAFTDPGGDLDRLKAAAQQHGVTIEKLLITHGHIDHCGQAGKLAAELGVPIEGPHEADRFWISRLDDDGRNYGIDGKPFEPDRWLVDGDTVTIGDLTLDVYHCPGHTPGHVVFHHPTSQLAIVGDVIFQGSIGRTDFPMGNHQDLLDAITGKLWPLGDETVFVPGHGQPSNFGQERRTNPFVADAVLARS; encoded by the coding sequence ATGTCCACGCCCCCGCTGCGCGCCGCCATCGTGCCCGTCACCCCGCTTCAGCAGAATTCGACCCTGCTGTGGTGCACCCGCACGATGCGCGGTGCCTTCACCGATCCGGGCGGCGATCTCGACCGGCTGAAGGCGGCCGCGCAGCAGCATGGCGTCACGATCGAGAAACTGCTGATTACGCACGGCCATATCGACCATTGCGGTCAGGCCGGGAAACTTGCGGCAGAGCTGGGCGTCCCGATCGAAGGGCCGCACGAGGCCGACCGCTTCTGGATCAGCCGACTCGACGATGACGGACGCAATTACGGCATCGATGGCAAGCCGTTCGAGCCCGACCGCTGGCTGGTCGATGGCGACACCGTCACCATCGGCGACCTGACGCTCGACGTCTATCACTGTCCGGGCCACACCCCCGGCCATGTCGTGTTCCACCACCCCACCAGCCAGCTCGCCATCGTCGGCGACGTGATCTTCCAGGGATCGATCGGTCGCACCGATTTCCCGATGGGCAATCATCAGGATCTGCTCGACGCGATCACCGGCAAGCTCTGGCCGCTCGGCGACGAAACCGTCTTCGTCCCCGGCCATGGCCAGCCGAGCAATTTCGGGCAGGAACGCCGCACCAACCCTTTCGTCGCCGATGCGGTGCTTGCACGAAGTTAA
- a CDS encoding ArsR/SmtB family transcription factor: MVERLDMTFHALADPTRRGILASLARGEKSIGELAQPYAMSLAGASKHVQVLERAGLVTRRRDGRTHRCTLNAAPLAEANQWLQQWAGFWNARLDSLETLLRDAKGDAE; this comes from the coding sequence ATGGTTGAACGACTCGACATGACCTTCCACGCGCTCGCCGATCCCACCCGGCGCGGGATCCTCGCCAGCCTCGCGCGCGGCGAGAAGAGTATCGGCGAGCTGGCCCAGCCCTATGCGATGTCGCTCGCGGGTGCATCGAAACACGTCCAGGTGCTCGAGCGCGCCGGCCTCGTCACCCGCCGCCGCGACGGCCGCACCCATCGCTGCACGCTCAATGCCGCCCCGCTGGCCGAAGCCAACCAGTGGCTCCAGCAATGGGCGGGCTTCTGGAACGCCCGGCTCGATTCGCTCGAAACCCTGCTCCGCGACGCGAAAGGAGACGCCGAATGA
- a CDS encoding VOC family protein, whose translation MTRATPFLMFQHGKAQAALDFYVKHIPDSRIESVERFGPDGPGPDGTIIRAHVIIAGQAVMVHDSFIAHGFDFTPSWSFFLDCDDEAGFDRLFATLSEEGGVLMPPGNYGWSRNFAWVSDRFGVAWQLNLA comes from the coding sequence ATGACCCGGGCCACCCCGTTCCTGATGTTCCAGCACGGCAAGGCGCAGGCCGCGCTCGATTTCTATGTCAAACACATCCCGGACAGCCGCATCGAGTCGGTCGAGCGCTTCGGCCCCGACGGCCCCGGCCCCGACGGTACGATCATCCGCGCCCATGTCATCATCGCCGGGCAGGCCGTGATGGTGCACGACAGCTTCATCGCGCACGGCTTCGACTTCACTCCCTCCTGGTCCTTCTTCCTCGACTGCGACGACGAAGCCGGGTTCGACCGCCTGTTCGCGACCTTGTCGGAGGAAGGCGGCGTTCTGATGCCGCCCGGAAATTACGGGTGGAGCCGCAACTTCGCCTGGGTCAGCGATCGCTTCGGCGTGGCCTGGCAGCTCAATCTCGCCTGA
- a CDS encoding SRPBCC family protein — MTALEILAPDTLRIERVLDAPPETVWRYLTEADLRRRWFSGGTDARAGEEVELVFDHDNLSADPVPYPEKYAKWKGAVGRERVVEYDPPHVFAISWDEGKQGTARFELFAEGADKTRLVLTHSGITGPGPMANFGGGWHSHLAVLQGLLAGDPVRDFWALHAESEARVASILAQASTS; from the coding sequence ATGACCGCACTCGAAATCCTCGCCCCCGACACGCTGCGCATCGAACGCGTTCTCGACGCGCCGCCCGAAACGGTGTGGCGCTATCTGACCGAGGCCGATCTGCGCCGCCGCTGGTTCTCGGGCGGCACCGATGCGCGCGCGGGCGAAGAGGTCGAACTGGTATTCGACCATGACAATCTCTCCGCCGACCCCGTCCCCTATCCCGAGAAATATGCCAAGTGGAAAGGCGCGGTCGGGCGCGAGCGGGTGGTCGAATATGACCCGCCCCATGTCTTCGCGATCAGCTGGGACGAGGGGAAGCAGGGCACCGCCCGGTTCGAGCTGTTCGCCGAGGGTGCGGACAAGACCCGCCTCGTCCTGACCCACAGCGGCATCACCGGCCCCGGCCCGATGGCCAATTTCGGCGGCGGCTGGCATTCCCACCTCGCCGTGCTTCAGGGGCTGCTCGCGGGCGACCCGGTCCGCGACTTCTGGGCGCTGCACGCCGAGTCGGAGGCCAGGGTGGCCTCCATCCTCGCACAGGCTTCGACAAGCTGA
- the tsaD gene encoding tRNA (adenosine(37)-N6)-threonylcarbamoyltransferase complex transferase subunit TsaD, whose translation MLILGLESSCDETAAALVTDDRRILSHRLARQDEAHRPFGGVVPEIAARAHVEALGPLIEAALQEAQVTLADVDAIAATAGPGLIGGVMVGLVTGKALAHAANKPLVAVNHLEGHALSPRLSEPDLAFPYLLLLVSGGHCQLLLVEGIGRYRRLATTIDDAAGEAFDKTAKLLGLGFPGGPAVERTAALGNPHAIPLPRPLVGSGEPHFSFAGLKSDVARKVGKFAPEDLAASFQQAVVDCLADRTRIALAKAPEATALVVAGGVAANTAVRAALTTLAADHGLPFIAPPLWLCTDNAAMIAWAGVERFALGLTDPLDLPARPRWPLDPDAEKVRGAGVKA comes from the coding sequence ATGCTGATCCTCGGCCTCGAATCGAGTTGTGACGAAACCGCCGCCGCGCTGGTGACGGACGACCGCCGCATCCTCTCCCACCGCCTCGCACGGCAGGATGAGGCGCATCGCCCGTTCGGCGGCGTCGTCCCCGAAATCGCCGCACGCGCCCATGTCGAGGCGCTGGGGCCGCTGATCGAAGCCGCGCTGCAAGAGGCGCAGGTCACGCTTGCCGATGTCGATGCCATCGCGGCCACCGCCGGTCCCGGGCTGATCGGCGGCGTGATGGTGGGCCTCGTCACCGGCAAGGCACTGGCGCACGCCGCGAACAAGCCGCTGGTCGCGGTCAACCATCTCGAGGGCCACGCCCTCTCCCCGCGGCTGTCCGAACCGGACCTCGCCTTCCCCTATCTACTCCTCCTCGTCTCGGGCGGGCATTGCCAGCTGCTGCTGGTCGAGGGGATCGGCCGCTATCGCCGCCTCGCCACCACGATCGACGATGCCGCGGGCGAGGCGTTCGACAAGACCGCAAAATTGCTCGGCCTCGGCTTTCCCGGCGGCCCGGCGGTCGAACGCACCGCGGCGCTCGGTAACCCCCATGCCATCCCGCTGCCGCGCCCCCTGGTCGGATCGGGGGAGCCGCATTTCTCCTTCGCCGGCCTCAAGAGCGACGTCGCGCGCAAGGTGGGCAAGTTCGCGCCCGAGGATCTCGCCGCCTCGTTCCAGCAGGCGGTGGTCGATTGCCTCGCCGATCGCACCCGCATCGCGCTCGCCAAGGCGCCGGAGGCAACTGCCCTGGTCGTCGCTGGGGGGGTCGCGGCCAACACCGCCGTCCGCGCCGCGCTCACCACGCTCGCCGCCGACCATGGCCTGCCGTTCATTGCGCCGCCGCTCTGGCTCTGCACCGACAATGCGGCCATGATCGCCTGGGCCGGGGTCGAGCGGTTCGCGCTCGGCCTCACCGATCCGCTCGATCTGCCCGCGCGTCCGCGCTGGCCGCTCGATCCGGATGCGGAAAAGGTACGTGGAGCGGGGGTGAAGGCATGA
- a CDS encoding NAD(P)H-dependent glycerol-3-phosphate dehydrogenase, translating to MKIGVLGGGAWGTALAQVAARGDQPVTLWAREDDVVTSVNTRHENSSFLPGVPLSPAIRATSDLADLSDCDALLVVVPAQFLRAVLSQLPAGNRPLVLCAKGIEAGTQKLVAEVARELHPDAPVAVLSGPTFAHEVAKGLPTAVTLACEDEALRDALADRLGSATFRTYGSSDVAGAEIGGAVKNVLAIACGVVEGAGLGLNARAALIARGFAEMTRFGVARGGRPETLAGLSGLGDLVLTCSSTNSRNFSLGVGLGQGKAASELLADRRTVAEGAATAPVLREAARAVGVEMPVTEAVCALLDGTPVRTVVDALLARPMREEAR from the coding sequence ATGAAGATCGGGGTGCTGGGAGGCGGCGCATGGGGCACCGCGCTGGCGCAGGTGGCGGCACGGGGCGACCAGCCCGTCACGCTGTGGGCGCGTGAGGATGACGTCGTGACGTCGGTCAACACTCGCCATGAAAACAGCAGCTTCCTGCCCGGCGTCCCGCTGTCCCCCGCGATCCGCGCCACCAGCGACCTTGCCGACCTGTCCGATTGCGACGCGCTGCTCGTCGTCGTTCCCGCCCAGTTCCTGCGCGCGGTCCTGTCGCAACTCCCCGCCGGCAACCGCCCGCTGGTCCTGTGCGCCAAGGGGATCGAGGCGGGGACGCAGAAGCTCGTCGCCGAAGTCGCGCGCGAACTGCACCCCGATGCCCCGGTGGCGGTCCTGTCCGGCCCCACCTTCGCGCATGAGGTAGCGAAGGGCCTGCCCACCGCCGTCACGCTGGCGTGCGAGGACGAGGCGCTGCGCGACGCGCTCGCCGATCGCCTCGGCAGCGCGACCTTCCGTACCTATGGCTCGTCCGATGTCGCGGGCGCGGAGATTGGTGGCGCCGTCAAAAACGTCCTCGCCATTGCCTGTGGCGTGGTCGAGGGCGCCGGGCTCGGCCTCAACGCCCGCGCCGCGCTGATCGCACGCGGCTTTGCCGAGATGACGCGGTTCGGCGTCGCGCGCGGAGGCCGGCCCGAGACGCTGGCGGGCCTCTCCGGCCTTGGCGACCTCGTCCTGACCTGTTCCTCGACCAATTCGCGCAACTTCTCGCTGGGCGTCGGGCTCGGCCAGGGCAAGGCCGCGTCCGAGCTGCTCGCCGACCGCCGCACGGTGGCGGAAGGTGCAGCCACCGCCCCGGTGCTGCGCGAGGCGGCCCGCGCCGTCGGCGTCGAAATGCCGGTGACCGAGGCGGTCTGCGCCCTGCTCGACGGCACGCCGGTTCGGACCGTCGTCGATGCCCTGCTCGCGCGCCCCATGCGGGAGGAAGCGCGGTGA
- a CDS encoding DUF1697 domain-containing protein, which yields MLRGINLGKRQLKSVELKAVVEGLGFTDVRTLLASGNVVFTAPDAKADLLESQIHDALAQATGLKSEIFVRTPEDMAALVAANPFTEAARDRPSFLVVTFHRKPVDADAVDALMTDHDGPERARAIDRELYIDFPEGQARSTLHAPLGKATRDPVTTARNWNTVLKIRDAL from the coding sequence ATGCTGCGGGGAATCAATCTAGGCAAGCGTCAGCTCAAGTCCGTCGAGTTGAAAGCGGTTGTCGAAGGGCTCGGCTTTACCGACGTCAGGACCCTGCTCGCGTCGGGTAATGTGGTCTTCACCGCCCCCGATGCCAAAGCGGATTTGCTCGAATCTCAAATCCACGACGCGCTCGCCCAGGCGACCGGCCTGAAATCCGAAATCTTCGTGCGCACCCCCGAAGACATGGCCGCCCTCGTCGCCGCCAACCCGTTTACGGAGGCGGCGCGCGACCGCCCCAGCTTTCTCGTCGTCACCTTTCATCGCAAGCCCGTCGATGCCGACGCCGTCGACGCGTTGATGACCGACCATGACGGCCCCGAACGCGCGCGGGCGATTGACCGCGAACTCTATATCGACTTCCCCGAGGGGCAGGCGCGCTCAACGCTGCACGCGCCGCTGGGCAAGGCAACACGCGACCCCGTCACCACCGCACGCAACTGGAACACCGTACTGAAGATACGCGACGCGCTTTAG
- a CDS encoding AsmA family protein, which yields MTPRARTLITRIAIGIGATLLVLILLLAMMPWGMFKGRAERALAERFDAPVTIGSIERTGWFSFNPMLDVRDLRIAQPRWAGDGAMVQVDHVAVRLPVLPILIGRVRPEPLAATNGRLVLIRAKDGRKNWDRRPERRSGGGGGLDSLMVRNLTLDYRDALKDRRAVLRVDSDDRGFRASGRGRLADEPIEIAIRGAPIAGSARWPFGAALIGTRTRIVAQGSTASPLDTRDMAFDLRARGNDLLDIDRVIEAGLFGTQPVAVAGRVSRKNDVWRIERLSGTIGRSRLSSAVATVDKGTERTKIDGTLRLAVLDFEDLANDRGRAIAAAKRAEAGPRIVPATRIDLSNLDDVDGVLKVKVDRLVSRYEEPFRKISATLTLDQARLTVDPFEVGMVRGVLGGRVVVDQRGGAAEPTLNLDLTLDGTTIGTLAGGGEIDATLRGMAKLTGTGETVRQAVGRSTGQVALVSGPGRIPSKLASFLGLDVGRGVFADEDAVASLRCLIVRMDVKDGTAQMNPLLVDTSRSQSRFSGTIDLATESLALSMMGSPKKDSILRLTKPVPIRGTIKGPEPRVPGEKTNVGGVLKMIGDAIAGDRPPLATDADCKGLAARAMG from the coding sequence ATGACTCCCCGCGCCCGCACCCTGATCACCCGGATCGCCATCGGCATTGGCGCGACATTACTGGTCCTGATCCTGCTGCTGGCGATGATGCCCTGGGGGATGTTCAAGGGCCGCGCCGAGCGCGCGCTGGCGGAGCGGTTCGATGCACCGGTGACGATCGGATCGATCGAGCGGACCGGCTGGTTCTCGTTCAACCCGATGCTGGATGTTCGCGACCTTCGCATTGCCCAGCCGAGATGGGCCGGGGACGGCGCGATGGTGCAGGTCGACCATGTCGCGGTGCGGCTGCCGGTGCTGCCGATCCTGATCGGGCGCGTGCGCCCGGAGCCGTTGGCGGCGACCAATGGCCGACTGGTGCTGATCCGCGCAAAGGACGGGCGCAAGAACTGGGACCGGCGCCCCGAACGGCGCAGCGGTGGGGGTGGCGGACTCGATTCGCTCATGGTGCGCAACCTGACGCTCGACTATCGCGATGCGCTCAAGGACCGGCGCGCCGTGCTGCGGGTCGATTCGGACGATCGTGGTTTCCGCGCATCGGGGCGCGGGAGGCTGGCCGACGAGCCGATCGAGATCGCCATCCGCGGTGCGCCGATTGCGGGTAGCGCGCGCTGGCCCTTCGGTGCGGCGCTGATCGGCACGCGCACGCGCATCGTGGCGCAGGGGTCGACGGCATCGCCGCTCGATACGCGCGACATGGCGTTCGACCTGCGCGCGCGCGGCAACGATCTGCTCGACATCGATCGCGTGATCGAGGCGGGACTGTTCGGGACGCAGCCGGTGGCCGTGGCTGGGCGCGTCTCGCGCAAGAATGATGTGTGGCGGATCGAGCGGCTGTCGGGAACGATCGGTCGCTCGCGCCTGTCGAGCGCGGTAGCGACCGTCGACAAGGGAACCGAGCGGACGAAGATCGACGGTACGCTGCGGCTGGCCGTGCTCGATTTCGAGGATCTGGCGAACGATCGTGGCCGCGCCATCGCCGCTGCAAAGCGCGCTGAAGCAGGACCCCGCATCGTTCCGGCGACGCGGATCGATCTGAGCAATCTGGACGATGTCGATGGTGTGCTGAAGGTGAAGGTCGATCGGCTCGTCTCGCGATATGAGGAGCCGTTTCGCAAGATTTCGGCGACCCTGACGCTGGACCAGGCGCGGCTGACCGTCGATCCGTTCGAAGTTGGCATGGTGCGCGGCGTGCTGGGCGGGCGCGTGGTGGTCGATCAGCGGGGCGGTGCAGCGGAACCGACGCTCAACCTGGACCTGACGCTCGACGGCACGACCATCGGCACGCTTGCCGGGGGCGGCGAGATCGATGCGACGCTGCGCGGCATGGCGAAGCTGACCGGGACGGGAGAAACCGTGCGTCAGGCGGTCGGGCGTTCGACCGGGCAGGTTGCGCTGGTGTCGGGACCCGGGCGAATCCCGTCGAAGCTCGCATCGTTCCTGGGGCTGGATGTCGGGCGCGGCGTGTTTGCGGATGAGGATGCGGTGGCGTCGCTGCGCTGTCTGATCGTGCGGATGGACGTGAAGGACGGAACGGCGCAGATGAACCCCTTGCTGGTCGATACCTCGCGCTCGCAATCGCGCTTTTCGGGGACGATCGACCTTGCGACCGAAAGCCTCGCCCTCAGCATGATGGGATCGCCCAAGAAGGACAGCATCCTGCGCCTGACCAAGCCGGTGCCGATCCGCGGGACGATCAAGGGACCCGAGCCGCGCGTGCCGGGAGAGAAGACCAATGTCGGCGGTGTGCTCAAAATGATCGGCGATGCGATTGCAGGCGACCGCCCGCCGCTGGCGACCGATGCGGACTGCAAGGGGCTGGCGGCGCGGGCGATGGGTTAG
- a CDS encoding DUF1674 domain-containing protein → MGKRPPHLKPPAYLSKSSPLPKPGAGTKAETDPLGADPTRYGDWERKGIAVDF, encoded by the coding sequence ATGGGCAAGCGCCCCCCGCACCTGAAACCGCCCGCCTATCTTTCCAAGAGCTCGCCTTTGCCCAAACCGGGCGCGGGGACGAAGGCGGAGACCGACCCGCTGGGCGCCGATCCGACCCGCTATGGCGACTGGGAGCGCAAGGGCATCGCCGTCGATTTCTGA
- the htpX gene encoding zinc metalloprotease HtpX, with product MNGFKTTMLLAALTALFMALGFTIGGRGGMILALLFAVGMNLFTYWNADKIVLKMHGAREVDAASAPEFHGLVAGLAQRAQLPMPKVYIIDSPHPNAFATGRNPENAAVAATTGLLNLLNRDEIAGVMAHELAHVRNRDTLIMTMVATIAGAISMLANFGLFFRGGGDNRGAMLATILAVIVAPFAAMIVQMAISRTREYGADKGGAEISGNPRALASALAKLARGAAAVPNPVAQRNPAAAQLYIVPGLSRGDDSLFSTHPDTGNRIAALEEMALAMGASAPLDAFAAPEPGKRPSALGVRPAPRRGSALDPHGRG from the coding sequence GTGAACGGTTTCAAGACGACGATGCTGCTGGCGGCGCTGACCGCTTTGTTCATGGCCCTGGGCTTTACCATCGGCGGACGCGGCGGGATGATCCTGGCGTTGTTGTTCGCGGTGGGGATGAATCTCTTCACCTATTGGAACGCCGACAAGATCGTCCTGAAGATGCACGGCGCGCGCGAGGTCGATGCGGCCAGCGCCCCCGAATTCCACGGCCTCGTCGCCGGGCTGGCCCAGCGCGCGCAGCTGCCGATGCCGAAGGTCTATATCATCGATTCGCCGCACCCCAACGCCTTCGCCACCGGCCGCAATCCGGAAAATGCGGCCGTCGCCGCGACAACCGGTCTGCTCAACCTGCTCAACCGCGACGAGATTGCAGGCGTGATGGCGCACGAACTCGCGCATGTCCGCAATCGCGACACGCTCATCATGACGATGGTCGCGACGATCGCGGGCGCGATCTCGATGCTCGCCAATTTCGGCCTGTTCTTCCGCGGCGGCGGGGACAATCGCGGCGCGATGCTGGCGACCATCCTCGCGGTGATCGTCGCGCCCTTTGCCGCGATGATCGTCCAGATGGCGATCAGCCGCACCCGCGAATATGGCGCGGACAAGGGCGGCGCCGAAATCTCCGGCAACCCCCGCGCGCTCGCCTCAGCGCTCGCCAAGCTCGCGCGCGGCGCGGCGGCGGTCCCCAATCCGGTCGCCCAGCGCAACCCGGCGGCGGCGCAGCTCTATATCGTCCCCGGCCTGTCGCGCGGCGACGACAGCCTGTTCTCGACCCATCCCGACACCGGCAACCGCATCGCCGCGCTGGAGGAAATGGCGCTGGCGATGGGCGCGAGCGCGCCGCTGGACGCCTTCGCCGCGCCCGAGCCGGGCAAACGCCCTTCGGCGCTCGGTGTTCGACCCGCACCGCGTCGCGGCAGCGCACTCGATCCCCACGGGCGTGGATGA